GATTCTTTCGCTTCAATGGTAAGAGAAATCACCGGAGCGGGAACGAACATGGACTCCATGGAAACCTTGAGTTTTCCGTCGGTAAAAGTATCTCCGGAAGCGCAATCGATTCCGAAAAGTGCGATGATGTCGCCCGCTTCGGCGGAATCGATATCTTCCATCTCGTCGGAGTGCATTCGACAGAGTCGACCCACGTTATGCTTCTTGTTGTTCGACATGTTGTAGATGGTCATACCTTTGGAAAGTTTTCCTTGGTAAACACGCACGTAGGTGAGCTGACCGTAACGACCGTCTTCGAGTTTGAACGCGAGACAAACCAAAGGTTTCTCGAAATTGGACTCGAGAGTGATCATTTCTTCGTTGTTGTTTTGATCCAGAGCCTTATTTTTAACGTCCACGGGACTTGCGAGGTAATCCAAAACTCCGTCCAGAAGTTTTTGAACTCCTTTGTTTTTAAAAGCGGAACCCATAAAAACCGGAGTCATTTTGAGATCGATCGTACCGGTACGGATCGCCTTTTTGATCATTTCTTCGGTTGGAGTTCCTTCGAGAAGAGCTTCGGTCAATTCGTCCGAGAACATAGAAGCCGCGTCTAAAAGTTCTTCGTGTTTCTTCTGCGCGAGTTCTTTGAGGTCATCCGGAATTTCTTTTTCCTGGATGTCCATTCCGTCCTTTCCTTCGAAATAGTAAGCCTTCATCGTAACGAGGTCGACGATTCCTTTCAGGTCGTTTTCCAGACCGATCGGAATTTGAACCGGAACTGCGTTGTGCTTCAATTTTTCTTTGAGTTGTTCGATGACTCGGAAAGGGTTTGCTCCCGTTCTGTCAAGTTTGTTGATAAACGCAACGCGAGGGACGTTGTAACGTCTCATCTGACGGTCCACGGTAATCGACTGAGACTGAACGCCCGCAACTCCACAAAGTACGAGGATCGCGGAATCCAATACCCGGAGAGAGCGTTCCACCTCTACGGTAAAGTCAACGTGACCCGGGGTATCGATGATATTGATCGTATGGTTTTTCCACTGGCAATAGGTCGCGGCGGATTGGATGGTGATTCCTCTTTCTCTTTCGAGATCCATGCTGTCCATTTTCGCGCCGACTCCATCCTTTCCACGAACCTCATGAATGGCGTGAATTCGATTCGTATAAAATAGAATCCTTTCGGTAAGGGTCGTTTTTCCGGAATCGATATGGGCGGAAATTCCGATATTTCTGGTTTTTAGAAGTTTTTCGCTCGGTTTGAATTCGGCAACAGCAGTGCTCATGGCCATCCTCTTATAAAAAATTGCAAATATCTCCGGTGAAAAACACCGGCTGAGAAGTTTTGAAGAAAATCCCTCAATTTACCAAATTCCAAAAAAGAGCGGTTTTGTAAACTCAAATCAGTGAGTCAGACCGTTTAAAGGCGTTTTTCATTTGCCTGGGAACGGTTTTCAAAAAGGATGAACTTTTGCGTCTTCGACAGAACACGAAATGACGTTTTTACGTTAGGCCTTTGAAACCCGCTCCGAATAGAAAATTGATGCAGCCGCTCAAACTTATCAAGCGAAGCGTAAATAGGATTGCAAAAGTGTTTCTTTTGTTGTCTGTCGCTAGAATTCTTTGTCTTGGCTTCGCGATTGCCATATTGATCGGTTCTTTGGGGATTTTCGTATCGGAATCCGGCCGTTTGAGTTACACGGTTTCCTTGTATCTGGCCACTTCCTCGATTTGTGTCACTGGGCTTTCTCCCGTTTTACTGTCGGAACTCCAACGCTCTACGCAATTGATTATGATGTTTCTAATTCAGATCGGGGGGTTGGGAATCATCACATTCACGGTGTTGATCGGTGTATTGGTTGTCAGAGGTTTGTCGAGGAGCACTCGTCTTGCTTCTTTTGTTTACGAAGCGACGGATGCTCATTTCGCAAAAAGAATGCAAAATAAAAAATCCGAACAACATTCCGGAATTATTCTTCCCGGAAAGAATAAGACCGAAGCCGAGGCATTTTATGTGAGAAGAATGCTTTTATCTCTTTTTAATATTTCACTTTCGATCGAAGCGGTGGGCGCTTGTCTTCTTTATTTTTGTATGCCCGAGACAGATCGTCTTCCGGGAACTCCAAGTCGATTCTTTCTAAGTGTGTTTACCTCCGTTTCCGCTTTTAATAACGCCGGATTTTCCGTCGTGGACGATTTGAGTTTTTTGGCGAAAGATCCTTTGTGTTTGCTCATCATTCAGTTTCTGATTGTGATGGGCGGAATAGGATTTCCTGTGATTATCTTTATTGAAAAGTCGATCTTAGAGATCATCCAAAAGTTCATGAAAAAAATAGAAGCCGTCACGGAAACTTTTATGATGAGAAGGACGGTTCTGTTGGGAGAAGATCCGCCGACTTGGTATATCTTCATCATTACGACTTCCGTACGATTGGAAGAGCGATTGGAGTTGTACCGAAAAGAGTTATTCGGAGATGCGAATCGAATGCAAATGGCGATTATCGTGTTAGGTTCTTTGATTCTGATTCATATCGGAGGAATCTCAATTTTATTCATCGAGTACAATAATATCGAAACGATCGGAAAAATGGGATTTACGGAGAAATTGTTCAATTCCTTTTTCCTTTCCGTTTCTTCGAGGACCGCGGGTTTTAATACGTTCGACGTCACCGAAATTCGAAGTGCGACTTACGTTCTACTCTGTGCTTTGATGTTTATCGGAGGAGGTCCTCAAGGAGCCGCGGGAGGTATCAAAATCACTACCTTTTTTATATTAATCTTATATTTGAAAAACGTAATTAGGCCGCAAGCTAGAGTGCAAGCTTGGGGGGAAGACGTCTCTAAAAATTCGGTGGCTATTTCCACTCGAATCTACTTTCTTGCCACCATTTCTCTAGTCGTATTTATGTTTTTAATCACCCTTGCAAACGGAAACAAATACGGAATCGAAACCATTTTTTTCGAAGTGATGTCCGCATTTGGAACCGTGGGTTTAAGCCTGGGAATGACGGCTTATACGAACGACTTGGAGAAGTTTCTCTACATCGCACTCATGTTTATGGGGAGAGTCGGAACTTTCACACTTTTGATCGCGTTTACGGGTCATTCCGGGTTGGGAGACCTGGGAGGAAAGGACGACGGATTGAAAATTCAGGTCGGATGAAAATTCTCGATTGATTTTATCGATGTTTCCATAGAGACGAAATGAGAAGCCGAAGTCTGATATAATCTCTCGTATCGATTTGATATTGCCTAAGGGGTTTTCGATATGTTTCGGTGGGATCCTGGATTTTCCTTGATGATTTGAAGGATTATCCAGAATATAACCGAGTTATGCTCTTACAATATTTGAAATTACTCCGGATTCATCAATGGATCAAAAATGTAATCATTTTTGCGGGCATTATTTTCGCTAAGAAGCTGACCGATCCGGAGTCGGTGCAACGAGTCATTTCGGCTTTTTTTCTTTTTTCACTTGTTGCTAGTTGTCAGTATGTTCTGAACGATTATTTGGATCGCAAGGAAGATGCGTTACATCCCGAAAAAAAACATAGACCGTTAGCTTCCGGAAAGTTGGATCCTTCGTTTGCTCTTTTTATCACGGCAATCATACTTCCTTTGTCCTTAATCATGGCGTATTTATTGCATCCGGTATTTTTCGGATTGGTTGCTTTTTATCTCATGTTCAATGTGCTTTACAGCAGATTTTTGAAACATATGGTGATTCTGGACGTAATGAGTATCAGTATCGGATTTGTGATCCGTGCGATTGCGGGTTCCGTGATCATTCATGTGACTTTTTCCTCTTGGCTTTTACTGTGTACTTTTATGCTCGCGCTCTTTTGGGGATTTTCCAAAAGAAGAGGGGAGCTCATCATTTTGGAAGGAAACGCGAAGGGGCATCGTAAAATTTTGGACGAATACTCGACTAGTTTCCTCGATATGATGCTTGGAATCGTAGCTACGATGACTTTGATGAGTTATGTTCTTTACGTCACTAGTCCTGCTACGATTGCGAACCTCGGAACAGACCGTTTGATTTATACGATTCCGATTGTCGTGTATGCGATCTTTCGATCTTTGTATATCATCTATATCAAAAATATGGGTCACAATCCTACGAAAGCGATTCTTTCCGACTGGGGAGTTTTACTTGCCGGTTTGATCTGGGTCGCTTTGGTGATAACGATTATGTATTCCGATTTCGGAAAGGGAATCCGATTCGATCTTTGACCGAAAAAATTGGTTCGATTGCAATCCGTAAAAAACATGGTTTGCGGTCGCAAATTTTGAAAGACGGCGTTGGTCGACTTTTGTTTCCGCTAAAGGATTCTAATAATACGAAACTTTTTGAGCGAACGTCGGATTGAATGTAACGATTTCTGAATATAGAACGAATTTAAAAACGATGAAAGAAATTCTGAAAAAAGGCGCGGTCGCCGCACTGTGGATATCCTTATTTCTAACCGTTACAATCGTAATATCGATCTTTAAAGCCTCTGATCTAAGGCCTTCTCAATCGTTGAACGGTTTGAATTTCGTGGACGGTGGAAAATACGATTCCGAAAAGAAAGTCGTAGTCGCGTAT
The nucleotide sequence above comes from Leptospira weilii. Encoded proteins:
- a CDS encoding TrkH family potassium uptake protein — its product is MQPLKLIKRSVNRIAKVFLLLSVARILCLGFAIAILIGSLGIFVSESGRLSYTVSLYLATSSICVTGLSPVLLSELQRSTQLIMMFLIQIGGLGIITFTVLIGVLVVRGLSRSTRLASFVYEATDAHFAKRMQNKKSEQHSGIILPGKNKTEAEAFYVRRMLLSLFNISLSIEAVGACLLYFCMPETDRLPGTPSRFFLSVFTSVSAFNNAGFSVVDDLSFLAKDPLCLLIIQFLIVMGGIGFPVIIFIEKSILEIIQKFMKKIEAVTETFMMRRTVLLGEDPPTWYIFIITTSVRLEERLELYRKELFGDANRMQMAIIVLGSLILIHIGGISILFIEYNNIETIGKMGFTEKLFNSFFLSVSSRTAGFNTFDVTEIRSATYVLLCALMFIGGGPQGAAGGIKITTFFILILYLKNVIRPQARVQAWGEDVSKNSVAISTRIYFLATISLVVFMFLITLANGNKYGIETIFFEVMSAFGTVGLSLGMTAYTNDLEKFLYIALMFMGRVGTFTLLIAFTGHSGLGDLGGKDDGLKIQVG
- the fusA gene encoding elongation factor G, translating into MSTAVAEFKPSEKLLKTRNIGISAHIDSGKTTLTERILFYTNRIHAIHEVRGKDGVGAKMDSMDLERERGITIQSAATYCQWKNHTINIIDTPGHVDFTVEVERSLRVLDSAILVLCGVAGVQSQSITVDRQMRRYNVPRVAFINKLDRTGANPFRVIEQLKEKLKHNAVPVQIPIGLENDLKGIVDLVTMKAYYFEGKDGMDIQEKEIPDDLKELAQKKHEELLDAASMFSDELTEALLEGTPTEEMIKKAIRTGTIDLKMTPVFMGSAFKNKGVQKLLDGVLDYLASPVDVKNKALDQNNNEEMITLESNFEKPLVCLAFKLEDGRYGQLTYVRVYQGKLSKGMTIYNMSNNKKHNVGRLCRMHSDEMEDIDSAEAGDIIALFGIDCASGDTFTDGKLKVSMESMFVPAPVISLTIEAKESKHLNNLAKALNRFTKEDPTFQTHVDPESGQTIIKGMGELHLEVYIERMKREYGVELITGAPQVAYRETITSKADFDYTHKKQTGGQGQFGRVAGYMEPIPLEETLNYDFVNKVVGGAIPREYIQSVDKGFKSCLERGSLIGFPIIGVRCVINDGAYHDVDSSDMAFQIAGRYAFRQGFNKANPQILEPIMKVEVDGPSEFQGAILGSLNQRRGMILNTTEEDSYCKTEAEVPLADMFGYSTVLRSSTQGKAEFSMEFSRYAPVPRNVAEELMKKYKINNKDED
- a CDS encoding decaprenyl-phosphate phosphoribosyltransferase, whose product is MLLQYLKLLRIHQWIKNVIIFAGIIFAKKLTDPESVQRVISAFFLFSLVASCQYVLNDYLDRKEDALHPEKKHRPLASGKLDPSFALFITAIILPLSLIMAYLLHPVFFGLVAFYLMFNVLYSRFLKHMVILDVMSISIGFVIRAIAGSVIIHVTFSSWLLLCTFMLALFWGFSKRRGELIILEGNAKGHRKILDEYSTSFLDMMLGIVATMTLMSYVLYVTSPATIANLGTDRLIYTIPIVVYAIFRSLYIIYIKNMGHNPTKAILSDWGVLLAGLIWVALVITIMYSDFGKGIRFDL